Proteins encoded by one window of bacterium:
- a CDS encoding ROK family protein, with translation MTTYVGVDIGGTKIRLTKTNHPQHVGETIDIPTPASFVVARHHMEEIIDRWQIRAPFTAIGVTAPGPLDTKRGVMTKPTHIPWHNAAIIPWLHARYRVPATLVHDATAAGICEARMGSAKKYRFILYVTISTGIGSALILDGKALPSPHNPEGGRILLKTPTQRFEQIASGTAIRQRYGRIAGQIRSRRIWREISQDIALGLYDLIVSSDPEAVIIGGGVGVHYKRFIKDVRKIMRSYQPFYQLPPILQAKYTEHAPLLGALLVAADATLAED, from the coding sequence ATGACAACCTATGTTGGCGTCGATATTGGTGGCACGAAGATACGCCTTACTAAGACCAACCACCCTCAACACGTTGGAGAGACTATTGATATTCCGACGCCGGCTAGTTTTGTCGTAGCACGCCACCATATGGAAGAAATTATCGATCGCTGGCAAATCCGTGCACCGTTTACAGCTATTGGGGTCACAGCGCCTGGTCCACTCGATACAAAGCGCGGGGTTATGACAAAGCCTACACACATACCGTGGCACAATGCGGCTATTATTCCCTGGCTACATGCCCGATACCGCGTACCAGCTACTCTGGTACATGATGCAACGGCTGCTGGTATCTGTGAGGCGCGCATGGGAAGTGCAAAAAAGTATCGCTTCATCCTCTACGTCACAATATCTACTGGTATCGGGTCGGCCCTCATCCTGGATGGCAAGGCGTTGCCAAGTCCTCACAATCCCGAAGGCGGGCGCATCCTACTCAAAACCCCCACGCAGCGTTTCGAGCAAATTGCTAGCGGAACCGCAATTCGGCAGCGCTACGGCCGAATTGCCGGCCAAATCCGTTCGCGCCGCATATGGCGTGAGATCAGCCAAGATATCGCGCTCGGACTCTATGACTTGATTGTTTCAAGCGACCCTGAAGCCGTCATCATTGGTGGAGGCGTGGGCGTACACTACAAGCGCTTCATAAAAGATGTACGAAAGATTATGCGTAGCTACCAACCGTTCTATCAACTCCCACCTATTCTCCAGGCAAAATATACTGAGCACGCCCCGCTGCTGGGAGCACTATTAGTTGCAGCTGACGCTACGCTCGCCGAAGACTAA